From Limibacter armeniacum, one genomic window encodes:
- a CDS encoding DUF4185 domain-containing protein has protein sequence MKRNIAMLAAVGLVTFSCQPKEQQTFTTQNIDSDSVFVDSVFTAKMMVDHEGGITGADGTYSIPLKDGKSLFLFGDTFTHQVTDNSREELKPAFIHNSFMLADQESGQLKPIYPVEHGKHEAIAEPKEEGHWYWPGTGYEEDGKLYVFMSDFYQKTDDPMWGFAWYATDLLVYDMNEFSLLKQERIPFSQENDVHYGHAVTRDGEYVYIYGAKSVDGHSQAHVARAKHEDIFTDWEFFNGTEWVKDPKQSQPMKGLETVEVSEQFNVVNMHGKFVLLTQQRGIGEPEIFTFTSDSPTGNWDNKVSIYKTTEQGFGKNTYAYNAMIHPQFEKDGRIYVSYNVNSLKYEEVFADASIYRPRFISVPVKKILGE, from the coding sequence ATGAAAAGAAATATAGCAATGCTGGCAGCAGTAGGTTTGGTGACATTTTCTTGCCAGCCAAAAGAACAGCAGACATTTACTACTCAAAATATTGACAGTGATTCCGTTTTTGTCGATTCCGTATTCACTGCAAAGATGATGGTAGACCATGAAGGAGGCATCACAGGAGCTGATGGTACTTACTCCATTCCGCTGAAAGATGGCAAGTCACTGTTTCTTTTCGGTGATACATTTACACATCAGGTAACGGACAATTCGAGAGAGGAACTGAAACCTGCCTTTATCCACAATAGCTTTATGCTAGCAGATCAGGAGTCGGGACAACTAAAACCAATTTACCCTGTTGAGCATGGCAAGCATGAGGCAATAGCTGAACCGAAAGAGGAAGGACACTGGTATTGGCCAGGTACTGGCTATGAGGAGGATGGAAAATTGTATGTTTTCATGTCTGACTTCTACCAGAAGACGGATGACCCTATGTGGGGTTTTGCATGGTATGCCACAGACCTGCTGGTGTATGATATGAATGAATTTTCTTTGCTGAAGCAGGAGCGTATTCCTTTTTCACAGGAAAATGATGTGCATTACGGTCATGCCGTGACAAGGGATGGTGAGTATGTATATATCTATGGAGCAAAATCCGTGGATGGGCATTCTCAGGCACACGTTGCCAGAGCTAAGCATGAGGATATTTTTACTGACTGGGAATTCTTCAATGGAACGGAATGGGTGAAAGACCCTAAGCAATCACAACCGATGAAAGGACTAGAAACGGTCGAGGTATCTGAGCAGTTCAATGTAGTAAACATGCATGGAAAGTTTGTACTTCTCACACAGCAGAGAGGTATCGGAGAGCCGGAGATTTTCACGTTCACTTCTGACAGTCCGACAGGTAACTGGGACAACAAGGTTTCCATCTACAAGACAACGGAACAGGGCTTTGGCAAGAATACCTATGCCTATAATGCCATGATCCATCCGCAGTTTGAGAAGGATGGAAGAATCTATGTTTCCTACAATGTAAATTCCTTGAAGTATGAAGAGGTTTTTGCAGATGCAAGCATCTACAGACCGAGATTCATTAGTGTTCCTGTGAAGAAAATATTGGGTGAATAA
- a CDS encoding GH92 family glycosyl hydrolase: MKRLAILGAVLGAMMVSGNAIANPGNIARQAKATASNFLNETFAASNLNDGIILKENEGEWACEGAVASWGVMYMPWAMLEWDSAVYTNKIRLYDRPSLKEHTSGGTLVFSDGSKISVTAIPNDGAAKEITFPTKKITWVKFEATDGDGKDIGLSEFEVYPASESYPDLISWVDPYIETTRGRWFFCTPAATPMGMVAAAAYTRNKNQGGGGYNYNSMAIRGFNQLNDWMISGVNVMPVTGEVTVTEGEEGWKSPFKHENEVIQPGYHKLYLDRYKTWVEYTASERVTFYRMNYQGSKQPHMLLDLGSKLGNATMHLADMKQVDDHRIVASFKTTDRFWGGPDNVDVYCVVDFDQPIQKIEGWKEGKVLGAVKEVNGDKAGMDIAFADGTEQVLMKIGVSYTSIENAVHNLETEVSHWNFDQVKESTQQIWNEQLAKVQVKGGSYEQNTKFYTDLWHVLLGRHKINDVNGAYPDYTGGEYVEKRTAAEKVIRKIPQLKDGSLKFNMYSFDALWLTQWNLNILWGLAWPEIMDDFSACLAEYARNGKLLPRGACVGGYSFIMTGNPATNMLTSAYMKGLITKVKDKELFALIKQNHMPGGMMSYESADDLKFYIENGWCPGNAGKTLEWAYQDWALAQMAKKLGKNKDAIEFERRASGWKILFNKEQGLIFPKDKDGNWVHTDPLNGNGWIEANAWQATWEVSHDLPALAKMMGGNEVMAKKLNHAFEQAATEDFVHGYSHGYVSYANQPGCSNAHVFNHIGASWMTQYWVRRVNEQAYGGITPDKGYGGHDEDQGQMGGVSSLMSMGLFNVKGNQELTPQYDITSPIFEEVTIKLNPKYYEGQQFVIRTYNNSMENCYIQSAKLNGEQHNSFSFSHEQFQKGGVLELWLDKQPNTSWGIDTVNIN, from the coding sequence ATGAAAAGACTAGCAATACTTGGAGCAGTATTGGGGGCAATGATGGTGTCGGGAAATGCGATAGCAAATCCCGGCAATATTGCTCGCCAAGCAAAAGCGACAGCCTCCAATTTCCTGAATGAGACATTTGCCGCTTCCAACCTGAATGACGGTATTATCCTAAAGGAGAATGAAGGCGAATGGGCTTGTGAAGGAGCAGTGGCTTCATGGGGTGTGATGTACATGCCTTGGGCAATGCTGGAATGGGATAGTGCCGTTTATACCAATAAGATCAGGTTGTATGACAGACCTTCCTTGAAGGAACATACTTCGGGAGGTACATTGGTTTTCAGTGACGGATCAAAAATCAGTGTCACTGCCATTCCTAATGATGGTGCGGCAAAGGAAATCACTTTCCCGACCAAGAAAATCACTTGGGTAAAGTTTGAAGCGACAGACGGTGACGGAAAGGATATTGGTCTTTCGGAGTTCGAGGTGTATCCTGCTTCAGAAAGTTATCCTGACCTGATCAGCTGGGTAGACCCTTATATTGAGACCACCAGAGGGCGTTGGTTTTTCTGTACGCCAGCAGCAACCCCGATGGGTATGGTAGCGGCGGCAGCTTATACCCGAAACAAGAATCAAGGTGGTGGAGGTTATAATTACAACTCCATGGCGATTAGGGGCTTCAATCAGTTGAATGACTGGATGATTTCAGGAGTCAATGTAATGCCTGTGACAGGGGAAGTTACGGTAACAGAAGGTGAAGAAGGCTGGAAATCCCCTTTCAAGCATGAGAACGAGGTGATTCAGCCGGGTTACCACAAGCTTTACCTTGACCGATATAAGACTTGGGTGGAATATACAGCGAGTGAGCGTGTGACTTTCTACCGGATGAATTACCAAGGAAGTAAGCAGCCACATATGCTACTTGACCTTGGCAGCAAGCTGGGGAATGCCACCATGCATTTGGCTGATATGAAGCAGGTAGACGACCACAGAATTGTAGCGTCATTTAAGACCACTGATCGTTTCTGGGGTGGGCCAGACAATGTGGATGTATACTGTGTCGTGGATTTTGATCAGCCTATCCAGAAAATTGAAGGCTGGAAAGAAGGTAAGGTATTGGGCGCTGTAAAGGAAGTGAACGGTGATAAAGCTGGAATGGATATCGCTTTTGCAGATGGAACCGAGCAGGTGCTAATGAAAATCGGTGTTTCCTACACAAGCATTGAAAATGCGGTTCATAACCTTGAAACTGAGGTATCACACTGGAACTTTGATCAGGTTAAGGAATCAACCCAGCAAATCTGGAATGAGCAGTTGGCGAAAGTACAAGTGAAAGGCGGGAGCTATGAGCAGAATACCAAATTCTACACAGACCTTTGGCACGTACTGCTGGGCAGACACAAGATCAATGACGTCAATGGAGCATACCCTGACTACACAGGGGGAGAGTATGTGGAGAAGAGAACAGCAGCGGAAAAAGTAATAAGGAAAATCCCTCAGCTGAAAGACGGTTCACTGAAGTTCAATATGTATAGCTTCGATGCGCTTTGGTTGACTCAGTGGAACCTGAATATCCTGTGGGGACTGGCTTGGCCTGAAATAATGGATGACTTCTCGGCTTGTCTGGCAGAATATGCACGAAACGGAAAACTGCTACCAAGAGGTGCGTGCGTCGGTGGGTATTCTTTTATCATGACAGGTAACCCTGCAACGAATATGCTGACAAGTGCCTACATGAAAGGTCTGATTACAAAAGTGAAGGACAAGGAACTGTTTGCTCTGATTAAGCAAAACCATATGCCAGGTGGTATGATGAGTTACGAAAGTGCGGATGACCTTAAATTCTATATTGAAAATGGCTGGTGTCCGGGCAATGCCGGAAAAACACTGGAATGGGCATATCAGGATTGGGCTTTGGCACAGATGGCAAAGAAACTTGGTAAGAACAAGGATGCCATTGAATTTGAGCGTAGGGCATCAGGTTGGAAAATACTATTCAATAAAGAACAGGGGCTGATCTTCCCGAAAGATAAGGATGGTAACTGGGTACATACTGATCCGCTGAATGGCAATGGCTGGATTGAAGCCAATGCATGGCAGGCAACTTGGGAAGTATCACATGACTTGCCTGCACTTGCCAAGATGATGGGAGGAAATGAGGTAATGGCGAAAAAGCTGAACCATGCCTTTGAACAGGCAGCTACAGAAGATTTCGTTCATGGCTATAGCCACGGATACGTGAGTTATGCCAACCAGCCGGGTTGTTCCAATGCCCATGTGTTTAACCATATCGGGGCATCGTGGATGACACAATACTGGGTCAGAAGAGTGAATGAGCAGGCTTATGGTGGTATCACTCCTGACAAAGGCTATGGAGGGCATGATGAGGATCAGGGACAGATGGGGGGTGTAAGCTCCCTGATGTCAATGGGACTTTTCAACGTCAAGGGTAATCAGGAGCTAACTCCTCAATACGATATCACAAGCCCTATCTTTGAGGAAGTGACCATTAAGCTGAATCCTAAATATTATGAAGGGCAACAGTTTGTCATTAGGACTTACAACAACTCAATGGAGAATTGCTATATCCAATCTGCAAAACTGAATGGGGAGCAGCATAACAGTTTTTCGTTCTCTCATGAACAGTTTCAAAAAGGAGGCGTACTGGAACTGTGGCTGGATAAGCAACCCAATACTTCTTGGGGTATTGATACTGTAAATATTAACTGA
- a CDS encoding tetratricopeptide repeat-containing sensor histidine kinase: MRKLVFTLAFCFTFPFSLLAQQDTLLSKLSLADSLLSNDRDSVAFQLLNEIKPQEHSFGKLDSLKYFKLYGDYYLHVNQYKNAVASYQVLWDIQSKSKEEILVKARGLNELGICYMRLSERDSAKKCHHQSVELYKQYDDLQGLAFNYNNLALIYDALGEFDSAVYAQNQSIHYATLIPDSVGIGFGYMGLGIFYHNTNHIVKSLENFLQAQQIFEALDDEQKINYIRLNICSIYESLEDHDAALSVTRKAVQYYEQKNQPYWMGRAYFNLTNSFINLNQLDSALIYIDKAIQNYQKSERPRGLVLSFLAKARIFIKNKEHQHAITSLEESLKLNNKQFLIDYDNAYVIMVNIYLELGEYEKARSIAEQMLKVYDKQIKPDSKVTYYKALYESNKREGNSAKALYYLEQQKNYTDSIANNNQAREMAKVEYNYKLEKEQEVFENEKNALGVELKQQRTLFFISMVAVLAFILVALLILRLYFLKKKAHNQLHQLNEEIEQQSEELKLTNDALVRLGNFKEAMTGMIVHDLKNPLSVILGTESEKPSTKQMARQMLQLVNNMLDVQKFENAEVQLNLKDFSLPTLITETIEQVRPLLSEKNITIIPSVKASIGIKADREMIFRVLVNLLTNAIKFSPNNGTIDIDVTQVKGGINVSIQDHGVGIKQSEIAQIFNVYKQVDARKSGGVASTGIGLAFCKLAIEAHNSVIQVESEEGKGTRFSFYLPKADSDVQHEGVKVLYDDFKIQESEKAMILQKTPQLKALKLYQAFEIEEVLSDLEQNQSSAISIWSKAVLDAAYANNKEYYDELLKKVSQN, translated from the coding sequence ATGAGGAAACTGGTTTTTACATTGGCATTTTGCTTTACTTTTCCTTTCAGTTTGTTAGCCCAACAGGATACACTTTTATCTAAACTTAGTCTTGCCGATTCCCTCTTAAGCAATGATAGGGATAGTGTTGCCTTTCAACTGCTTAATGAAATCAAACCTCAGGAACATTCTTTTGGAAAGCTGGATAGTCTCAAATATTTCAAGCTGTATGGTGATTACTATCTTCATGTGAACCAGTACAAGAATGCAGTTGCTTCATATCAGGTTCTATGGGATATCCAATCAAAAAGTAAAGAAGAAATACTTGTCAAAGCCAGAGGCTTGAATGAGTTAGGCATTTGTTATATGCGGCTTTCTGAAAGGGATTCGGCGAAAAAGTGCCATCATCAAAGTGTTGAATTGTATAAACAGTATGATGACCTTCAAGGCTTGGCTTTTAATTACAATAACCTTGCGCTTATCTATGATGCATTGGGTGAGTTTGATTCTGCTGTATATGCACAAAACCAATCCATCCACTATGCTACACTTATTCCTGATTCTGTTGGTATAGGCTTTGGGTATATGGGCCTTGGAATTTTTTACCACAATACGAATCATATTGTCAAATCCTTGGAAAACTTCCTGCAGGCTCAACAAATATTTGAAGCGTTAGATGACGAACAAAAAATAAATTACATCCGCTTAAACATCTGCAGTATTTATGAGTCTTTGGAAGATCATGATGCCGCTTTATCGGTGACAAGAAAAGCCGTTCAATATTATGAGCAAAAAAATCAACCTTATTGGATGGGAAGGGCTTATTTTAATCTTACCAATTCATTCATAAATCTCAATCAGCTGGATAGTGCACTCATTTACATTGATAAAGCTATTCAGAATTACCAAAAATCAGAGAGGCCAAGGGGACTGGTTCTTTCTTTTCTGGCAAAGGCTAGGATTTTTATAAAAAATAAGGAGCACCAACATGCTATTACTTCTCTTGAAGAATCACTCAAACTGAATAATAAGCAGTTTCTCATTGATTATGATAATGCTTATGTGATAATGGTGAATATCTATCTTGAATTGGGAGAGTATGAAAAAGCGAGAAGCATTGCCGAACAAATGCTTAAGGTATATGATAAACAGATTAAACCAGACAGTAAGGTTACGTACTATAAAGCACTTTACGAAAGTAACAAACGGGAGGGGAATTCAGCGAAAGCGCTATACTATTTAGAGCAGCAGAAAAACTACACAGACTCAATCGCTAATAATAATCAGGCAAGGGAAATGGCTAAGGTTGAGTACAACTACAAGCTCGAAAAGGAACAGGAAGTGTTTGAAAATGAAAAGAATGCATTGGGAGTTGAGTTGAAACAGCAACGAACACTTTTCTTCATTTCTATGGTGGCTGTTTTGGCATTTATTCTGGTAGCTCTCTTGATATTAAGATTGTATTTTCTCAAAAAGAAGGCACATAACCAGTTACATCAGCTTAATGAGGAGATAGAGCAACAGTCTGAAGAATTAAAATTGACAAACGATGCATTGGTAAGGTTGGGGAATTTCAAAGAAGCGATGACAGGTATGATTGTCCATGACTTGAAAAACCCACTGAGTGTAATTCTTGGTACAGAATCGGAAAAGCCATCCACCAAGCAGATGGCAAGACAGATGCTTCAGCTGGTGAACAATATGCTTGATGTGCAGAAATTTGAGAATGCTGAAGTTCAACTCAATCTGAAAGACTTTTCGTTGCCAACATTGATAACTGAGACTATTGAGCAAGTTCGTCCTCTGTTATCTGAAAAGAATATTACCATTATTCCTTCGGTGAAAGCGTCAATAGGAATTAAGGCAGATCGAGAGATGATATTCCGTGTATTGGTCAACTTACTGACAAATGCCATCAAGTTTTCACCTAATAACGGTACCATTGATATAGATGTCACTCAGGTTAAAGGGGGAATAAATGTTTCTATTCAGGATCATGGTGTAGGTATTAAACAAAGTGAAATTGCTCAAATATTTAATGTCTATAAGCAAGTGGATGCCCGTAAGTCAGGAGGTGTTGCTTCTACTGGAATAGGGTTGGCATTTTGTAAATTGGCTATAGAAGCTCATAACAGTGTGATTCAGGTTGAGTCTGAAGAGGGGAAAGGAACCCGATTCTCATTTTATTTACCTAAAGCAGATAGTGATGTTCAGCATGAAGGGGTAAAGGTATTGTATGATGATTTCAAGATTCAGGAAAGTGAAAAAGCAATGATTCTGCAAAAGACCCCACAACTAAAAGCACTTAAGTTGTATCAGGCATTTGAGATTGAAGAAGTATTATCGGATTTGGAGCAAAATCAATCTTCAGCTATTAGTATATGGTCAAAAGCAGTCTTGGATGCTGCTTACGCCAACAACAAGGAGTATTACGATGAGTTGCTGAAAAAAGTAAGTCAAAATTAA